In Drosophila innubila isolate TH190305 chromosome 2R unlocalized genomic scaffold, UK_Dinn_1.0 1_C_2R, whole genome shotgun sequence, the following are encoded in one genomic region:
- the LOC117784245 gene encoding protein crossbronx-like, with protein MCLETISTNNKTLALIRQGYKVLAEYQMIEQMQLKGIYAVPSYSSALLWFGVIFIHGGLYADGVFRFSILLPDNFPDAVSLPTVIFQKDIFHPHICPMSHSLDLSPLFEFWNKDEHHIWHILKYIQLVFADPEGSVCLGQSQSGEPIPLEDANNMDAMRLLSNSRIDYSLRAKDSIAWSLRHLFDKPPIKDPHYIVFERYQPDVHLTAMERLKSNSWYSLSVQSCPPSVCVARIESEQQLRQEASAQRANHVGSSLN; from the coding sequence ATGTGTCTGGAGACCATATCCACCAATAACAAGACGCTGGCTCTGATCAGACAGGGCTACAAGGTACTGGCAGAGTATCAGATGATCGAGCAGATGCAGTTGAAGGGCATCTATGCCGTTCCCAGCTATTCCAGCGCCTTGCTTTGGTTCGGTGTGATCTTCATACACGGCGGTTTATATGCGGACGGCGTGTTTCGCTTTTCCATATTGCTGCCGGACAACTTTCCTGACGCAGTCAGCCTGCCCACCGTCATCTTTCAGAAGGACATTTTCCATCCGCACATCTGCCCAATGTCACACAGCCTGGACTTGTCGCCCCTCTTTGAGTTCTGGAACAAGGATGAGCATCACATTTGGCATATACTCAAGTACATTCAGCTGGTATTTGCCGATCCAGAAGGCAGTGTCTGCCTGGGACAGTCACAGAGCGGAGAACCCATTCCTCTGGAGGATGCTAACAATATGGACGCAATGCGTCTTTTGTCCAACAGCCGCATAGACTATTCGCTCCGTGCAAAGGATAGTATTGCATGGAGTTTAAGGCATTTGTTTGATAAGCCACCCATCAAGGATCCCCACTATATTGTCTTTGAGCGCTATCAGCCCGATGTGCATCTGACAGCGATGGAGCGTCTCAAGAGCAACAGCTGGTATTCCTTATCGGTGCAATCCTGCCCACCTTCAGTTTGTGTTGCCCGGATTGAATCCGAGCAGCAATTACGACAGGAGGCGTCGGCTCAACGGGCAAATCATGTTGGCAGCAGCCTGAATTAG